Proteins from a single region of Fundulus heteroclitus isolate FHET01 chromosome 12, MU-UCD_Fhet_4.1, whole genome shotgun sequence:
- the ddr2l gene encoding discoidin domain-containing receptor 2 isoform X2 — protein sequence MHLILLLILQLPAAAGQIDPEHCRYPLGLEDGRIKDEDLTASSQWYDTTGPQHARLNCEGGDGAWCPKGQLEPSDSQYLQIDLRRLTFLTLIGTQGRYARGLGKEFAREYGLNYSRDGQLWKTWRNRLGKEVLEGNKNTYAISSNDLKPAIIARYVRVIPITRSPTTVCMRVELYGCSWEDGLTSYSAPEGQLMALPSYPHVSLNDSTYDGVRKKRKLLGGLGQLTDGVTGQDNFLMTHQYNVWPGYDYLGWRNDTAGTQGHVEMEFGFDRLRNFTCMKVHSNNMFTRGVKIFSSVSCWFKPYLTASWEPEPVSFATILDDRNPSARYVTVPLNRRAARWLRCRFYYADVWMMFSEISFQSEDIILPTQRPIMGTSAPGYSESTMTTTPDANNTAAPSASSQSEEGNTPVLIGCLVTIILLLVIIIFLILWCQCVCKVLEKGPRRILDEELTVRLSSCSDTIVLQTPPVPPRSRHPPTGPTNSDPHYERVFLLDPQYQNPAVLRNKLPELSQSAEASACGGGYAEPDVTQCTPHQSFNNSAPHYAETDIVRLQGVTGSNMYAVPALTVDSLTRKDISAAEFPRHQLIFREKLGEGQFGEVHLCEAEGLPEFLGEGSPLPDRDGRSVLVAVKQLRADATSQARNDFLKEIKIMSRLDDPNIIRLLCVCVSSDPLCMVTEYMENGDLNMFLSQREMESTLTHANNIPSVSLSDLLHMAVQISSGMTYLASLNFVHRDLATRNCLLDRRLTIKIADFGMSRNLYSSDYYRIQGRAVLPIRWMAWESILLGKFTTASDVWAFGVTLWEIFTLCKEQPYSLLSDEQVIENSGEFFRNQGRQIFLYAPPLCPPSLFELMMRCWSRDITDRPAFEGLYRALRPHVNQ from the exons AACATTGTCGCTATCCGCTGGGCTTGGAGGACGGACGGATCAAAGATGAGGACCTGACAGCATCCAGCCAGTGGTACGACACCACCGGACCGCAGCACGCCAG GTTGAACTGTGAGGGAGGAGACGGCGCCTGGTGTCCTAAAGGACAGCTGGAGCCTTCAGACTCTCAGTACCTGCAG ATCGACCTGCGCAGACTCACCTTCCTGACGCTGATCGGCACTCAGGGCCGCTACGCCAGAGGTCTGGGGAAGGAGTTCGCCCGGGAGTACGGTCTGAACTACAGCCGGGACGGACAGCTGTGGAAGACCTGGAGGAACCGGCTCGGAAAGGAG GTGCTGGAAGGCAACAAGAACACCTACGCCATCTCATCCAACGACCTGAAGCCCGCCATCATCGCCCGCTATGTACGCGTCATCCCCATCACCAGATCGCCCACCACCGTGTGCATGAGGGTGGAGCTGTACGGCTGTTCCTGGGAAG ATGGTCTGACCTCCTACAGCGCTCCGGAGGGTCAGCTCATGGCGCTGCCCAGCTACCCCCACGTCAGCCTCAACGACTCCACGTACGACGGAGTCCGCAAGAAAAG GAAGCTGCTGGGAGGCCTGGGTCAGCTGACGGACGGCGTGACGGGCCAGGACAACTTCCTGATGACCCACCAGTACAACGTGTGGCCCGGATACGACTACCTGGGCTGGAGGAACGACACGGCGGGGACTCAGGGACACGTGGAGATGGAGTTTGGCTTCGACAGACTGAGAAACTTCACCTGCATGAAG GTTCACAGCAACAACATGTTCACCCGCGGGGTGAAGATCTTCTCCTCGGTTTCCTGCTGGTTTAAGCCCTACCTCACGGCGAGCTGGGAGCCGGAGCCGGTGTCCTTCGCCACCATTCTGGACGACAGGAACCCGAGCGCCCGCTACGTGACGGTGCCGCTGAACCGGCGCGCCGCCAGGTGGCTGCGCTGCCGCTTCTACTACGCCGACGTCTGGATGATGTTCAGCGAGATCTCGTTTCAGTCCG AAGACATCATACTTCCAACACAACGGCCAATAATGGGGACCTCTGCTCCAGGTTACAGTGAAAGCACCATGACCACGACACCAGATGCCAATAATACGG CTGCTCCGTCAGCCAGCAGCCAGTCGGAGGAAGGGAACACGCCCGTTCTCATTGGCTGCCTGGTGACCATCATCCTCCTGCTGGTCATCATCATCTTCCTCATCCTGTGGTGCCAGTGCGTCTGCAAGGTGCTGGAGAAA GGTCCACGCCGGATCCTGGACGAGGAGCTGACGGTCCGGCTGTCGTCCTGCAGCGACACCATCGTTCTGCAGACCCCTCCGGTGCCTCCGCGGTCCAGGCATCCTCCTACAG GCCCCACCAACTCTGATCCCCACTACGAGAGAGTCTTCCTTTTGGACCCGCAGTACCAGAACCCGGCCGTGCTGAGAAACAAGCTGCCGGAGCTGTCGCAGAGCGCCGAGGCTTCAG CTTGTGGAGGCGGCTACGCCGAGCCAGACGTCACCCAGTGCACGCCGCACCAGTCGTTCAACAACAGCGCGCCGCACTACGCCGAGACGGACATCGTGCGGCTGCAGGGCGTCACCGGCAGCAACATGTACGCCGTGCCGGCCCTGACCGTGGACTCGCTCACCAGGAAGGACATCTCCGCCGCCGAGTTCCCTCGCCATCAGCTCATCTTCAGGGAGAAGCTGGGGGAGGGGCAGTTCGGAGAG GTCCATCTGTGCGAGGCGGAGGGACTCCCAGAGTTCCTCGGGGAAGGCTCCCCGcttcccgacagagacggacgCTCGGTGCTGGTGGCGGTGAAACAGCTGAGGGCCGACGCCACGAGTCAGGCCAG GAACGACTTCCTGAAGGAGATCAAGATCATGTCCCGCCTGGACGACCCCAACATCATCCGgctgctgtgtgtgtgcgtgtcgtCCGACCCGCTCTGCATGGTGACCGAGTACATGGAGAACGGAGACCTGAACATGTTCCTGTCTCAGCGGGAGATGGAGAGCACGCTGACCCACGCCAACAACATCCCCTCCGTCAG tctgtcgGACCTCCTCCACATGGCGGTGCAGATCTCCTCCGGGATGACGTACCTGGCGTCTCTGAACTTCGTGCACCGGGACCTGGCCACCAGGAACTGCCTGCTGGACCGCCGCCTCACCATCAAGATCGCCGACTTCGGGATGAGCCGGAACCTGTACAGCAGCGACTACTACCGCATCCAGGGCCGCGCCGTGCTGCCCATCCGCTGGATGGCCTGGGAGAGCATCCTGCTG ggaaAGTTCACCACTGCCAGTGACGTGTGGGCGTTCGGAGTGACGCTGTGGGAGATCTTCACCCTCTGCAAGGAGCAGCCGTACAGCCTGCTGTCCGACGAGCAGGTCATCGAGAACTCCGGAGAGTTCTTCCGGAACCAGGGCCGACAG ATCTTCCTGTACGCTCCTCCTCTCTGCCCGCCGTCTCTCTTTGAGCTGATGATGCGCTGCTGGAGCCGCGACATCACGGACCGACCCGCCTTTGAGGGACTTTACCGAGCCCTGAGGCCCCACGTGAACCAGTGA
- the ddr2l gene encoding discoidin domain-containing receptor 2 isoform X3 translates to MHLILLLILQLPAAAGQIDPEHCRYPLGLEDGRIKDEDLTASSQWYDTTGPQHARLNCEGGDGAWCPKGQLEPSDSQYLQIDLRRLTFLTLIGTQGRYARGLGKEFAREYGLNYSRDGQLWKTWRNRLGKEVLEGNKNTYAISSNDLKPAIIARYVRVIPITRSPTTVCMRVELYGCSWEDGLTSYSAPEGQLMALPSYPHVSLNDSTYDGVRKKRKLLGGLGQLTDGVTGQDNFLMTHQYNVWPGYDYLGWRNDTAGTQGHVEMEFGFDRLRNFTCMKVHSNNMFTRGVKIFSSVSCWFKPYLTASWEPEPVSFATILDDRNPSARYVTVPLNRRAARWLRCRFYYADVWMMFSEISFQSDIILPTQRPIMGTSAPGYSESTMTTTPDANNTAAAPSASSQSEEGNTPVLIGCLVTIILLLVIIIFLILWCQCVCKVLEKGPRRILDEELTVRLSSCSDTIVLQTPPVPPRSRHPPTGPTNSDPHYERVFLLDPQYQNPAVLRNKLPELSQSAEASACGGGYAEPDVTQCTPHQSFNNSAPHYAETDIVRLQGVTGSNMYAVPALTVDSLTRKDISAAEFPRHQLIFREKLGEGQFGEVHLCEAEGLPEFLGEGSPLPDRDGRSVLVAVKQLRADATSQARNDFLKEIKIMSRLDDPNIIRLLCVCVSSDPLCMVTEYMENGDLNMFLSQREMESTLTHANNIPSVSLSDLLHMAVQISSGMTYLASLNFVHRDLATRNCLLDRRLTIKIADFGMSRNLYSSDYYRIQGRAVLPIRWMAWESILLGKFTTASDVWAFGVTLWEIFTLCKEQPYSLLSDEQVIENSGEFFRNQGRQIFLYAPPLCPPSLFELMMRCWSRDITDRPAFEGLYRALRPHVNQ, encoded by the exons AACATTGTCGCTATCCGCTGGGCTTGGAGGACGGACGGATCAAAGATGAGGACCTGACAGCATCCAGCCAGTGGTACGACACCACCGGACCGCAGCACGCCAG GTTGAACTGTGAGGGAGGAGACGGCGCCTGGTGTCCTAAAGGACAGCTGGAGCCTTCAGACTCTCAGTACCTGCAG ATCGACCTGCGCAGACTCACCTTCCTGACGCTGATCGGCACTCAGGGCCGCTACGCCAGAGGTCTGGGGAAGGAGTTCGCCCGGGAGTACGGTCTGAACTACAGCCGGGACGGACAGCTGTGGAAGACCTGGAGGAACCGGCTCGGAAAGGAG GTGCTGGAAGGCAACAAGAACACCTACGCCATCTCATCCAACGACCTGAAGCCCGCCATCATCGCCCGCTATGTACGCGTCATCCCCATCACCAGATCGCCCACCACCGTGTGCATGAGGGTGGAGCTGTACGGCTGTTCCTGGGAAG ATGGTCTGACCTCCTACAGCGCTCCGGAGGGTCAGCTCATGGCGCTGCCCAGCTACCCCCACGTCAGCCTCAACGACTCCACGTACGACGGAGTCCGCAAGAAAAG GAAGCTGCTGGGAGGCCTGGGTCAGCTGACGGACGGCGTGACGGGCCAGGACAACTTCCTGATGACCCACCAGTACAACGTGTGGCCCGGATACGACTACCTGGGCTGGAGGAACGACACGGCGGGGACTCAGGGACACGTGGAGATGGAGTTTGGCTTCGACAGACTGAGAAACTTCACCTGCATGAAG GTTCACAGCAACAACATGTTCACCCGCGGGGTGAAGATCTTCTCCTCGGTTTCCTGCTGGTTTAAGCCCTACCTCACGGCGAGCTGGGAGCCGGAGCCGGTGTCCTTCGCCACCATTCTGGACGACAGGAACCCGAGCGCCCGCTACGTGACGGTGCCGCTGAACCGGCGCGCCGCCAGGTGGCTGCGCTGCCGCTTCTACTACGCCGACGTCTGGATGATGTTCAGCGAGATCTCGTTTCAGTCCG ACATCATACTTCCAACACAACGGCCAATAATGGGGACCTCTGCTCCAGGTTACAGTGAAAGCACCATGACCACGACACCAGATGCCAATAATACGG CAGCTGCTCCGTCAGCCAGCAGCCAGTCGGAGGAAGGGAACACGCCCGTTCTCATTGGCTGCCTGGTGACCATCATCCTCCTGCTGGTCATCATCATCTTCCTCATCCTGTGGTGCCAGTGCGTCTGCAAGGTGCTGGAGAAA GGTCCACGCCGGATCCTGGACGAGGAGCTGACGGTCCGGCTGTCGTCCTGCAGCGACACCATCGTTCTGCAGACCCCTCCGGTGCCTCCGCGGTCCAGGCATCCTCCTACAG GCCCCACCAACTCTGATCCCCACTACGAGAGAGTCTTCCTTTTGGACCCGCAGTACCAGAACCCGGCCGTGCTGAGAAACAAGCTGCCGGAGCTGTCGCAGAGCGCCGAGGCTTCAG CTTGTGGAGGCGGCTACGCCGAGCCAGACGTCACCCAGTGCACGCCGCACCAGTCGTTCAACAACAGCGCGCCGCACTACGCCGAGACGGACATCGTGCGGCTGCAGGGCGTCACCGGCAGCAACATGTACGCCGTGCCGGCCCTGACCGTGGACTCGCTCACCAGGAAGGACATCTCCGCCGCCGAGTTCCCTCGCCATCAGCTCATCTTCAGGGAGAAGCTGGGGGAGGGGCAGTTCGGAGAG GTCCATCTGTGCGAGGCGGAGGGACTCCCAGAGTTCCTCGGGGAAGGCTCCCCGcttcccgacagagacggacgCTCGGTGCTGGTGGCGGTGAAACAGCTGAGGGCCGACGCCACGAGTCAGGCCAG GAACGACTTCCTGAAGGAGATCAAGATCATGTCCCGCCTGGACGACCCCAACATCATCCGgctgctgtgtgtgtgcgtgtcgtCCGACCCGCTCTGCATGGTGACCGAGTACATGGAGAACGGAGACCTGAACATGTTCCTGTCTCAGCGGGAGATGGAGAGCACGCTGACCCACGCCAACAACATCCCCTCCGTCAG tctgtcgGACCTCCTCCACATGGCGGTGCAGATCTCCTCCGGGATGACGTACCTGGCGTCTCTGAACTTCGTGCACCGGGACCTGGCCACCAGGAACTGCCTGCTGGACCGCCGCCTCACCATCAAGATCGCCGACTTCGGGATGAGCCGGAACCTGTACAGCAGCGACTACTACCGCATCCAGGGCCGCGCCGTGCTGCCCATCCGCTGGATGGCCTGGGAGAGCATCCTGCTG ggaaAGTTCACCACTGCCAGTGACGTGTGGGCGTTCGGAGTGACGCTGTGGGAGATCTTCACCCTCTGCAAGGAGCAGCCGTACAGCCTGCTGTCCGACGAGCAGGTCATCGAGAACTCCGGAGAGTTCTTCCGGAACCAGGGCCGACAG ATCTTCCTGTACGCTCCTCCTCTCTGCCCGCCGTCTCTCTTTGAGCTGATGATGCGCTGCTGGAGCCGCGACATCACGGACCGACCCGCCTTTGAGGGACTTTACCGAGCCCTGAGGCCCCACGTGAACCAGTGA
- the ddr2l gene encoding discoidin domain-containing receptor 2 isoform X1: MHLILLLILQLPAAAGQIDPEHCRYPLGLEDGRIKDEDLTASSQWYDTTGPQHARLNCEGGDGAWCPKGQLEPSDSQYLQIDLRRLTFLTLIGTQGRYARGLGKEFAREYGLNYSRDGQLWKTWRNRLGKEVLEGNKNTYAISSNDLKPAIIARYVRVIPITRSPTTVCMRVELYGCSWEDGLTSYSAPEGQLMALPSYPHVSLNDSTYDGVRKKRKLLGGLGQLTDGVTGQDNFLMTHQYNVWPGYDYLGWRNDTAGTQGHVEMEFGFDRLRNFTCMKVHSNNMFTRGVKIFSSVSCWFKPYLTASWEPEPVSFATILDDRNPSARYVTVPLNRRAARWLRCRFYYADVWMMFSEISFQSEDIILPTQRPIMGTSAPGYSESTMTTTPDANNTAAAPSASSQSEEGNTPVLIGCLVTIILLLVIIIFLILWCQCVCKVLEKGPRRILDEELTVRLSSCSDTIVLQTPPVPPRSRHPPTGPTNSDPHYERVFLLDPQYQNPAVLRNKLPELSQSAEASACGGGYAEPDVTQCTPHQSFNNSAPHYAETDIVRLQGVTGSNMYAVPALTVDSLTRKDISAAEFPRHQLIFREKLGEGQFGEVHLCEAEGLPEFLGEGSPLPDRDGRSVLVAVKQLRADATSQARNDFLKEIKIMSRLDDPNIIRLLCVCVSSDPLCMVTEYMENGDLNMFLSQREMESTLTHANNIPSVSLSDLLHMAVQISSGMTYLASLNFVHRDLATRNCLLDRRLTIKIADFGMSRNLYSSDYYRIQGRAVLPIRWMAWESILLGKFTTASDVWAFGVTLWEIFTLCKEQPYSLLSDEQVIENSGEFFRNQGRQIFLYAPPLCPPSLFELMMRCWSRDITDRPAFEGLYRALRPHVNQ, from the exons AACATTGTCGCTATCCGCTGGGCTTGGAGGACGGACGGATCAAAGATGAGGACCTGACAGCATCCAGCCAGTGGTACGACACCACCGGACCGCAGCACGCCAG GTTGAACTGTGAGGGAGGAGACGGCGCCTGGTGTCCTAAAGGACAGCTGGAGCCTTCAGACTCTCAGTACCTGCAG ATCGACCTGCGCAGACTCACCTTCCTGACGCTGATCGGCACTCAGGGCCGCTACGCCAGAGGTCTGGGGAAGGAGTTCGCCCGGGAGTACGGTCTGAACTACAGCCGGGACGGACAGCTGTGGAAGACCTGGAGGAACCGGCTCGGAAAGGAG GTGCTGGAAGGCAACAAGAACACCTACGCCATCTCATCCAACGACCTGAAGCCCGCCATCATCGCCCGCTATGTACGCGTCATCCCCATCACCAGATCGCCCACCACCGTGTGCATGAGGGTGGAGCTGTACGGCTGTTCCTGGGAAG ATGGTCTGACCTCCTACAGCGCTCCGGAGGGTCAGCTCATGGCGCTGCCCAGCTACCCCCACGTCAGCCTCAACGACTCCACGTACGACGGAGTCCGCAAGAAAAG GAAGCTGCTGGGAGGCCTGGGTCAGCTGACGGACGGCGTGACGGGCCAGGACAACTTCCTGATGACCCACCAGTACAACGTGTGGCCCGGATACGACTACCTGGGCTGGAGGAACGACACGGCGGGGACTCAGGGACACGTGGAGATGGAGTTTGGCTTCGACAGACTGAGAAACTTCACCTGCATGAAG GTTCACAGCAACAACATGTTCACCCGCGGGGTGAAGATCTTCTCCTCGGTTTCCTGCTGGTTTAAGCCCTACCTCACGGCGAGCTGGGAGCCGGAGCCGGTGTCCTTCGCCACCATTCTGGACGACAGGAACCCGAGCGCCCGCTACGTGACGGTGCCGCTGAACCGGCGCGCCGCCAGGTGGCTGCGCTGCCGCTTCTACTACGCCGACGTCTGGATGATGTTCAGCGAGATCTCGTTTCAGTCCG AAGACATCATACTTCCAACACAACGGCCAATAATGGGGACCTCTGCTCCAGGTTACAGTGAAAGCACCATGACCACGACACCAGATGCCAATAATACGG CAGCTGCTCCGTCAGCCAGCAGCCAGTCGGAGGAAGGGAACACGCCCGTTCTCATTGGCTGCCTGGTGACCATCATCCTCCTGCTGGTCATCATCATCTTCCTCATCCTGTGGTGCCAGTGCGTCTGCAAGGTGCTGGAGAAA GGTCCACGCCGGATCCTGGACGAGGAGCTGACGGTCCGGCTGTCGTCCTGCAGCGACACCATCGTTCTGCAGACCCCTCCGGTGCCTCCGCGGTCCAGGCATCCTCCTACAG GCCCCACCAACTCTGATCCCCACTACGAGAGAGTCTTCCTTTTGGACCCGCAGTACCAGAACCCGGCCGTGCTGAGAAACAAGCTGCCGGAGCTGTCGCAGAGCGCCGAGGCTTCAG CTTGTGGAGGCGGCTACGCCGAGCCAGACGTCACCCAGTGCACGCCGCACCAGTCGTTCAACAACAGCGCGCCGCACTACGCCGAGACGGACATCGTGCGGCTGCAGGGCGTCACCGGCAGCAACATGTACGCCGTGCCGGCCCTGACCGTGGACTCGCTCACCAGGAAGGACATCTCCGCCGCCGAGTTCCCTCGCCATCAGCTCATCTTCAGGGAGAAGCTGGGGGAGGGGCAGTTCGGAGAG GTCCATCTGTGCGAGGCGGAGGGACTCCCAGAGTTCCTCGGGGAAGGCTCCCCGcttcccgacagagacggacgCTCGGTGCTGGTGGCGGTGAAACAGCTGAGGGCCGACGCCACGAGTCAGGCCAG GAACGACTTCCTGAAGGAGATCAAGATCATGTCCCGCCTGGACGACCCCAACATCATCCGgctgctgtgtgtgtgcgtgtcgtCCGACCCGCTCTGCATGGTGACCGAGTACATGGAGAACGGAGACCTGAACATGTTCCTGTCTCAGCGGGAGATGGAGAGCACGCTGACCCACGCCAACAACATCCCCTCCGTCAG tctgtcgGACCTCCTCCACATGGCGGTGCAGATCTCCTCCGGGATGACGTACCTGGCGTCTCTGAACTTCGTGCACCGGGACCTGGCCACCAGGAACTGCCTGCTGGACCGCCGCCTCACCATCAAGATCGCCGACTTCGGGATGAGCCGGAACCTGTACAGCAGCGACTACTACCGCATCCAGGGCCGCGCCGTGCTGCCCATCCGCTGGATGGCCTGGGAGAGCATCCTGCTG ggaaAGTTCACCACTGCCAGTGACGTGTGGGCGTTCGGAGTGACGCTGTGGGAGATCTTCACCCTCTGCAAGGAGCAGCCGTACAGCCTGCTGTCCGACGAGCAGGTCATCGAGAACTCCGGAGAGTTCTTCCGGAACCAGGGCCGACAG ATCTTCCTGTACGCTCCTCCTCTCTGCCCGCCGTCTCTCTTTGAGCTGATGATGCGCTGCTGGAGCCGCGACATCACGGACCGACCCGCCTTTGAGGGACTTTACCGAGCCCTGAGGCCCCACGTGAACCAGTGA